TTCACCATGCCCCAGCGTTCGGCGGTCGCGCCGTCGATGCGGTTGGTGGTCAGCACCAGCCAGGCGGCCCGCTTGCGCGTCATGCCGGCCAGCTGGATGGCCGGACCCGCCATGCCGGGATAGGTGGCGAAGCCCATTTCCGGGCAGCCGATCGACGCAGCCGTGCTGGCGATCGCCAGGTCGCAGACATTGATCAGCGTCGCGCCGCCGCCGAGCGCCAGGCCGTTGACCGCGGCGATGAAGATGGCGGGATGGGCGCGGATCGCCAGGTTGACGGCGATCCATTCCGCGCCGGCACCTTCGATGCCCTGCTGGCGATCGAGCTCGTGTTCCTTCAGGTCCATGCCGGCACAGAAGCTTGTGCCCGTGCCGGTCAGGACGATGGACTTGGCTTCGCCGCGCAATGCGTCGAAGGCCTGCAGCAGGGCCCGGCGGGCTGCCCGGTCCACGGCGTTGCGCTTGTCCGCGCGGTCGAGGCGCAGCTCCGCCCAGCCGACGTGACGGGTGACGGCGACGGGGCCGGTCATGACGCCTGCTCCGCCGGGCCGAACTGCGGCAGCACGAAGCCGTCGGGGCCGCCGGGAAAGCCGACGGCAAGCCGCATGCCGATGGTCGCGTCCGCGGCATCGATGCCGGCGAGGTTGGTCAAGAGATATGGCCCCTCGTCGAGCTTCACCATGGCGACGGGGTAAGGCATCTCGTCCTTCATTCCCTCGAAATAGCTCTGATGGAACACAACGAAGGACCAGAGCTCGCCCTGGCCCGAGGCGGTGACCCAGTCCCAGGCGGGCTTGCCGGTGAAGGGCGAGACCGGCGCCGGCGGGAAGAAACATTGGCCGGTGGCGCGGCAGCGCTGCAGGATCAGCTTGTGTTCCCGGCAGGCCTCCCAGAACGGCCGGCTCCAGACGTCGACGACGGGTCTTGGGCGGGTGGCGAGGCTCATGCGGCCCTCCGCAGGATCAGGCTTTGGGCGATATTGGTAGCGCAGATATATTGCAGCGCCTGGGCGTCCGGGATCTGCCGGGCGTCGCAGTCGTGGCGGAGCTGCCGGACGCATTCGGCGATGATCCCCCACCCCTGCATGTAGCTGTCCGACAGATGGCCGCCCGAGGTGTTGGTCGGCCAGCGGCCGCGGCCGAGCTGCAGCGTGCCGTCCTTGACGAATTCGCCGCCTTCCCCCTGCGCGCAGAAGCCCAGGCCCTCCAGGCTGAACAGTACGGTCGGCGAGAAATTGTCGTAGATGCCGAGCCCCGACAGGTCGTCGCGGCCGATCCCGGCGCGGTCATAGACGCTGCGGCAGGCGCTGAGATTGCCGTACCAGAAATCATCCGCCGGGCTGCTGCCATAGTGGAAGGCATCCTGGCGGGTGTAACCGGAAAGCAGCACCGGCGGGCGTTTCAGGTCCCTCGCGCGCTCGGCGCTGGTGACGATCCAGGCGACGGCACCATCATTGATCAGGCAATAGTCCAGCAGCTTGAGCGGCTCGCAGATCGGCCGCGCCTCGGCGTGATCGGCCGTGGTCATCGGCCGGCCGTGCATGACCGCATCCGGATTGAGGCAGGCGTGATGGCGGAAGGCGGTCGAGACCGCGCCGAGATCGGCATGGGTCGTGCCGAACTGATGCATGTGCCGACGCCACATCATGGCGTGGATGGCGCCCGGGCTGGTCATGCCCCAGGGCGCCCACTGGCTGTCGCCGCCGCCATATTGCATGCGCACGGAACGGCCGTTATTGCCATAGACGAGCGCCACATGTTTGGCGGCGCCGGTCGCGATCGCCTGCGCTGCGAGCGCCAGCGACACCGAGGCGAAGCGCCCGGGCGCCTCGGTCATCAGGCAATATTGCGGGTCGATGCCCATGATCTCGGCGAACCGCTCGTAGGACGGAATGCGGTTGACGATGAGCCCGTCGATGTCGGAGGGCTTCAGCCCGGCGTCATCGAGCGCGCCGTTCAACGCCTCGCAGCCGAGACCGTAGCTGTCGGTGTCCGGGAAGTTGCCATAGGCGGTCGTGCCGATCCCGGCGAAGGCGATCTTGTCGCGCAGCGGCCAGGGCGCGTTCAGCGCCGGCGCGGCAATGGGTGTGTGGATTGACATGGCGCTTGGCATTTCCCCGATGTCCTGGGCCGGCCGGCAAGGCCGGCGGCACGATCGGGATGGTTTCGGCCGTCCCGCTGCGCCGGAGTTGTCCACGTCTCGGCGCTGCTGTCAGGCGAGGAATTTGTGGGGTAGGCCAACTCCAGGTTAGGCTGCGGCATGTCCGAAACACCGCCGCCCCTGGTCAGCCTCTATGCCTTCGCCCTGGTCGCCGAAACCGGCAGCCTGGCGGCGGCGGCCGGCCGGCTGAACGTCACTCAGCCGGCCATCAGCAAGCGGATCCGCGGCTTGGAGGACCAGCTCGGCGTCGCCCTGATCGCCCGCGGCGCCAATGCCGTGCGGTTGACCGAGCTGGGCCGCGGCTACGCCGCCTCGCTCGGTGTCGCCTTTCGCGCCATCGACGAGGCGACCGCCAGGCTCGACACGCGCGCGGCGCGGCCGCTGCGGGTGCGCGCCTACACGACCTGGGGGATGCGCTGGCTGATCCCGCGCCTGCCGCACTTTCGCGCGCGCCATCCCGGCCAGGAGGTGGAACTGACCACATCCGTCGAGCCGGTGGATTTCGCCCGTGACAAGGTCGATGTGGCGATCCGCGCGGCCGAGACGCCGCCGACGCCGACGGCCGTGCGGCTGCAGGCGGCTATGGCCGCGGCTTTCGGCGCGCCGGGACCGGCGCGGGTTGCCAGGAAGCAGGGTTTCGGTGGATTGACCTTGCTCGGCAGCCGGGCTCGGCCGGACGACTGGGCGATCTGGAGCGCCGCCACGGGAATTGCGCTGCCGGGCGCGCCGCTGATGTTCGAGAGCACCTCGCTGGCGATCCAGGCGGCGATCGAAGGACTTGGCGTCGTCATCGTCTCGCCGATCTATGTGGCCGACGAGGTGCGCCGCCGCCGCCTCGTGCAGATCGTCCCGGGGACCGTGCCGACCGGCCACGACTTCTGGCTCGTCCTGCCGCCGGGGCCGGTGCGGCCAGCCTCGGGCGCCTTTCGCGACTGGCTGTTCGAGGAGATCGCCGCCGACGCGGCACGGGGCGCCGGCTGAGGCACCGATCGACGGGCTTTTGGGACAGGGCCTGCTTGCCGCAGCGCAGCGAGGCCCTGGCACTAAATTCGCAGTTGCAAAAATGGTCGCCACGCCTCTTGCGATCCTTTTCACAAGTATTCGTGGTGGAACCGGGCGCAATGCAGCAAGTTGCCGCTAAGACAACGGAATCGATTGACAATTCGGCCGGGCCGGCCTCATCATCCGAGACCCTGAGCTGCGCTCGATGACGCTGGCGGTGAGAAGGCCTTTTTTGCGTCAATCTTGAGGTCACGGCCGGCTAGGCGGGCGGAGACAGGGGCACGACGACGGTCGGTGCGAAGTCCGCCATCGCTGCAGATGTGCATGACGTCCTTGAAAATGAAATCCGCAGCCTCTGGCCAAGGATGGATGGGCGATGCCTACTGCGATCATTCTGCTGCTCGTGGCCGTTGGCTCGGTGCTGTTCCACATCGTCAGTCCGTGGTGGTGGACACCGATTGCGTCCAACTGGAGCTATATCGACCACACCCTGACCGCGACCTTCTGGATCACCGGTGCGGTGTTCTTCGCGGTCGTGGCCTTCATGGCCTATTGCATCTTCCGCTTCCGCCATGTCGAAGGCCGCAAGGCCGACTACGAACCGGAAAACCGCAAGCTCGAAAGCTGGCTGACGGTGGCAACCGCGATCGGCGTCACCGCCATGCTGGTTCCCGGCCTGTTCGTCTGGCACCAGTTCATCACGGTGCCGGCCGGCGCCGCCCAGGTCGAGGTGATGGGCCAGCAATGGCGCTGGAGCTATCGCCTGCCCGGCGCCGACGGCCGGCTCGGCACGTCCGATGTCCAGTATATCAGCGCGGAAAATCCGCTCGGGCTGAACCCGAACGACCCGAACGGCAAGGACGACGTCATCATCGACGGCGGCGACCTGCATTTCCAGATCGGCCGGCCGATCAAGGTCCTGCTGCGCTCGGTCGACGTCCTGCATAATTTCTACGTGCCGGAGTTCCGCGCCAAGATGGACATGGTGCCCGGCTCGGTGACCTATTTCTGGTTCACCCCGATACGTGCGGGCGAGTTCGACGTGCTGTGCGCCGAGCTTTGCGGCCTTGCCCATTCGCAGATGCGCGGCAAGGTGATCGTCGAGAGCGCCCAGGCCTACAACGCCTGGCTCGCCCAGCAGAAGACCTTTGCCGAAATGTCCGCGCGGTCGAGAACCGCCGCGGCCGAACGCCAGCCGGACCAGGAGCGCGCGCGCCCGGGCCGGTGAGCCCCCGGGGGATCGGCGTCGAACAGGCAGTGCATGGGGAGATTGAAGCCCGGCCTCGTCGCGAAAAAAGCCGGGCGCGCAGCAAAAGCGGAGCGCATGGCGATGACCGACATACCGATGGGCGATGGCCCGGCTGGCGCCGTTCCGGCGGCCGAAGTTCCCGAGGTCGACCTCTACCATCCGCATAGCTGGATAACGAAATACGTCTTCTCGCAGGACGCCAAGGTCATTGCGATCCAATATTCGCTGACCGCGCTGGCGATCGGCATGGTGGCGCTGGTGTTGTCCTGGCTGATGCGCCTGCAGCTCGGCTTTCCCGGCCTGTTCTCGTTCATCGACGCCAATATGTATCTGCAGTTCATCACCATGCACGGCATGATCATGGTGGTCTATCTGCTCACCGCGCTGTTCCTCGGCGGCTTCGGCAACTACCTCATTCCCTTGATGGTCGGCGCCCGGGACATGGTGTTCCCTTACGCCAACATGCTGAGCTACTGGATCTATCTGCTGGCGGTCCTGGTGCTGGCCGCGAGCTTCTTCGTGCCGGGCGGGCCGACCGGCGCCGGCTGGACGCTCTATCCGCCGCAGGCGATCACCGCCGGCACGCCGGGACAGGAATGGGGCATCGTGCTGATGCTCGTCTCGCTGATCCTGTTCATCATCGGCTTCACCATGGGCGGGCTGAACTATGTCGTCACCGTGCTGCAGGCGCGGGCCCGCGGCATGACGCTGATGCGCATGCCGCTGACGGTCTGGGGCATCTTCACCGCCACCGTCATGGCCCTGCTGGCCTTCCCGGCGCTGTTCGTGGCCTCGGTGATGCTGCTGTTCGACCGGCTGCTCGGCACCAGCTTCTTCATGCCGTCGCTGATCTCGATGGGCGAGCGCATGGCCCATCGCGGCGGCAGCCCGATCCTGTTCCAGCACCTGTTCTGGTTCTTCGGCCATCCGGAAGTCTATATCGTCGCGCTGCCGGCCTTCGGCATGGTGTCGGACCTGATCAGCACCCATGCCCGCAAGAACATCTTCGGCTACCGGATGATGGTCTGGGCGATCGTCGGCATCGGCGCGCTCAGCTTCGTGGTCTGGGCGCACCACATGTATGTCAGCGGCATGCATCCCTATTTCGGCTTCTTCTTCGCGACCACGACGCTGATCATCGCCGTGCCGACCGCCATCAAGGTCTATAACTGGGTGCTGACGCTGTGGCGCGGCGATATCCATCTGACCGTGCCGATGCTGTTCGCGCTGGGTTTCATCGTCACCTTCGTCAATGGCGGCCTGACCGGCCTGTTCCTCGGCAATGTCGTGGTCGACGTGCCCTTGTCGGACACCATGTTCGTCGTCGCCCATTTCCACATGGTGATGGGAGTGGCGCCGATCATGGTGGTGTTCGGGGCGATCTATCACTGGTACCCGAAGATCACCGGCCGGATGTTCAACGACTGGCTCGGCAAGTTCCACTTCTGGGTCACCTTCCTCGGCGCCTATGCCATCTTCTTCCCGATGCATTATCTCGGGCTGATCGGCATGCCCCGGCGCTACCACGACATCGGCCAGCTGTCCTTCGTGCCGGACTCGGCCCACACCCTCAACGCCTTCATCTCGGTGATGGCGCTGATCGTCGGCTTCGCCCAGCTGGTGTTCCTGTTCAACATGGTCTGGAGCCTGCGCAAGGGCAAAGAGGCCGGCAGCAATCCCTGGCGGGCGACGACGCTGGAATGGCAGACCCCGGAGACGCCGCCGGGCCACGGCAATTGGGGCAAGGAGCTGCCGGTGGTCTATCGCTGGGCCTATGACTACAGCGTGCCCGGCGCGCCGGAGGACTTCATCCCGCAGAACACCCCGCCGCTCGGCCTGGCGGCCGAAGGGGGCCACCCGTGAGCGTCACCCTCATCTTCCTGGCCGGCCTGGCCGTCATCGTCGGCTGGTGGCTGTCGCACCAGCGGCTGATGTCGAAGCCCTGGCTGGAAGAGGGGGCGATTGCCGACATGCCGCATACCGAGGCGTCGCAGGTGCCGGCGGCCAAGCTTGGCCTCGGCATCTTCCTGGCCGTGGTCGGCGCCTTGTTCGCCATGCT
This portion of the Phreatobacter stygius genome encodes:
- the ctaD gene encoding cytochrome c oxidase subunit I, with translation MTDIPMGDGPAGAVPAAEVPEVDLYHPHSWITKYVFSQDAKVIAIQYSLTALAIGMVALVLSWLMRLQLGFPGLFSFIDANMYLQFITMHGMIMVVYLLTALFLGGFGNYLIPLMVGARDMVFPYANMLSYWIYLLAVLVLAASFFVPGGPTGAGWTLYPPQAITAGTPGQEWGIVLMLVSLILFIIGFTMGGLNYVVTVLQARARGMTLMRMPLTVWGIFTATVMALLAFPALFVASVMLLFDRLLGTSFFMPSLISMGERMAHRGGSPILFQHLFWFFGHPEVYIVALPAFGMVSDLISTHARKNIFGYRMMVWAIVGIGALSFVVWAHHMYVSGMHPYFGFFFATTTLIIAVPTAIKVYNWVLTLWRGDIHLTVPMLFALGFIVTFVNGGLTGLFLGNVVVDVPLSDTMFVVAHFHMVMGVAPIMVVFGAIYHWYPKITGRMFNDWLGKFHFWVTFLGAYAIFFPMHYLGLIGMPRRYHDIGQLSFVPDSAHTLNAFISVMALIVGFAQLVFLFNMVWSLRKGKEAGSNPWRATTLEWQTPETPPGHGNWGKELPVVYRWAYDYSVPGAPEDFIPQNTPPLGLAAEGGHP
- a CDS encoding LysR substrate-binding domain-containing protein; the encoded protein is MSETPPPLVSLYAFALVAETGSLAAAAGRLNVTQPAISKRIRGLEDQLGVALIARGANAVRLTELGRGYAASLGVAFRAIDEATARLDTRAARPLRVRAYTTWGMRWLIPRLPHFRARHPGQEVELTTSVEPVDFARDKVDVAIRAAETPPTPTAVRLQAAMAAAFGAPGPARVARKQGFGGLTLLGSRARPDDWAIWSAATGIALPGAPLMFESTSLAIQAAIEGLGVVIVSPIYVADEVRRRRLVQIVPGTVPTGHDFWLVLPPGPVRPASGAFRDWLFEEIAADAARGAG
- a CDS encoding Zn-ribbon domain-containing OB-fold protein; the encoded protein is MSLATRPRPVVDVWSRPFWEACREHKLILQRCRATGQCFFPPAPVSPFTGKPAWDWVTASGQGELWSFVVFHQSYFEGMKDEMPYPVAMVKLDEGPYLLTNLAGIDAADATIGMRLAVGFPGGPDGFVLPQFGPAEQAS
- a CDS encoding cytochrome c oxidase subunit II; the encoded protein is MPTAIILLLVAVGSVLFHIVSPWWWTPIASNWSYIDHTLTATFWITGAVFFAVVAFMAYCIFRFRHVEGRKADYEPENRKLESWLTVATAIGVTAMLVPGLFVWHQFITVPAGAAQVEVMGQQWRWSYRLPGADGRLGTSDVQYISAENPLGLNPNDPNGKDDVIIDGGDLHFQIGRPIKVLLRSVDVLHNFYVPEFRAKMDMVPGSVTYFWFTPIRAGEFDVLCAELCGLAHSQMRGKVIVESAQAYNAWLAQQKTFAEMSARSRTAAAERQPDQERARPGR
- a CDS encoding enoyl-CoA hydratase/isomerase family protein, with amino-acid sequence MTGPVAVTRHVGWAELRLDRADKRNAVDRAARRALLQAFDALRGEAKSIVLTGTGTSFCAGMDLKEHELDRQQGIEGAGAEWIAVNLAIRAHPAIFIAAVNGLALGGGATLINVCDLAIASTAASIGCPEMGFATYPGMAGPAIQLAGMTRKRAAWLVLTTNRIDGATAERWGMVNASVEPDQLLPRARELAAQIAGFDAVALAESKKALDRIPAEITGWQQAMDHGQRVNEIIRANTTAQAEGGARFAAGRKNPGQGV
- a CDS encoding thiolase family protein — protein: MSIHTPIAAPALNAPWPLRDKIAFAGIGTTAYGNFPDTDSYGLGCEALNGALDDAGLKPSDIDGLIVNRIPSYERFAEIMGIDPQYCLMTEAPGRFASVSLALAAQAIATGAAKHVALVYGNNGRSVRMQYGGGDSQWAPWGMTSPGAIHAMMWRRHMHQFGTTHADLGAVSTAFRHHACLNPDAVMHGRPMTTADHAEARPICEPLKLLDYCLINDGAVAWIVTSAERARDLKRPPVLLSGYTRQDAFHYGSSPADDFWYGNLSACRSVYDRAGIGRDDLSGLGIYDNFSPTVLFSLEGLGFCAQGEGGEFVKDGTLQLGRGRWPTNTSGGHLSDSYMQGWGIIAECVRQLRHDCDARQIPDAQALQYICATNIAQSLILRRAA